Proteins found in one Neodiprion lecontei isolate iyNeoLeco1 chromosome 6, iyNeoLeco1.1, whole genome shotgun sequence genomic segment:
- the LOC107225382 gene encoding ralA-binding protein 1 isoform X2, translating into MDFESPDVEKDFPGLYASESGRKSNESDFSDDGHDRPSKKELLIGKRKDKKDKKDRGYATLEGESSPEEDIETKSPSKSKKSKTFKFPSKKEKREKSREKDGKEKETDKERERKKKDKDDKDTDKEKRKDKDKEKSKQKLKDRKKGKHWEETVDIGEEQPIFGVALQMAVERGRCHDGVELPLVVRNCIDYIEEYGMTVDGLYKVSAVKSKVQHLRKLYNQREVVDMSEFDPMVATSLLILFLRELPEPILENGEVVSRFEQAASLKEVALRETQLIDLISQLPKCNKTLLAWVILHLDHLTAHEKTTKMNAQSIAMTLSPVLQMSHRLLLALLLHCKALFANVELSKYIPPLASGSPNLPDTMDAIAAELAKQESLLSQIHMQMNAGFVTKLREEQLWEVQRLITQLKRKYKTVQKLEGSTHKSLEEDLKLGDEGNLDISLHKAKIVPEEDNSYIKADYQPLPMAVVAHKESCSQSMDESNDQCDTPEVNEKLGMLPASKHVSQTKCIQEKLDASANELTPDEVVNRNSGETLQILKARQISLDSDEELRERLIYGELLAMQESLGSRIAEERGEIKRLAELLTNKDFERSKPIAVPCTPEEVDRVAIIELVLENQMLEFCVK; encoded by the exons ATGGATTTCGAAAGCCCTGatgttgaaaaagattttccTGGCTTGTACGCTTCGGAATCCGGGAGAAAGAGCAATGAAAGCGACT TTAGTGACGATGGACACGATAGGCCGTCTAAGAAGGAACTTCTCATTGGCAAACGTAAGGacaaaaaagacaaaaaggATCGTGGATATGCTACGCTAGAGGGTGAAAGCTCCCCAGAAGAAGACATCGAAACTAA GAGTCCATCGAAGTCAAAAAAGTCTAAAACATTCAAGTTCCCATCTAAGAAGGAAAAGCGAGAGAAATCCAGAGAAAAAGATGGTAAGGAAAAGGAAacagataaagagagagagaggaaaaaaaaagacaaagacGACAAGGATACGGACAAAGAGAAACGTAAAGATAAAGATAAGGAGAAATCTAAACAAAAGTTGAAGGATCgcaaaaaaggaaaacattGGGAAGAAACTGTTGATATTGGTG AAGAACAACCAATCTTTGGCGTTGCTCTTCAAATGGCTGTGGAAAGAGGCCGTTGTCATGACGGAGTGGAGCTTCCATTGGTTGTAAGAAATTGCATTGATTACATTGAAGAATATG GTATGACTGTGGATGGACTATACAAAGTTTCAGCAGTAAAATCCAAGGTCCAACATCTGCGAAAACTTTACAATCAACGAGAAGTAGTAGATATGTCAGAGTTTGATCCCATGGTGGCTACAAGTTTGTTGATACTATTTCTCAG AGAGTTGCCGGAACCAATACTTGAAAATGGCGAAGTTGTATCTCGATTTGAACAGGCAGCTTCATTGAAAGAAGTTGCTTTGAGAGAAACGCAGCTAATTGATTTGATAAGTCAACTACCCAAGTGTAACAAGACTCTTTTGGCATGGGTGATCTTGCATTTAGATCACCTCACTGCACAT gaaaaaaCTACCAAAATGAATGCTCAGTCTATTGCAATGACACTGAGTCCAGTTTTGCAAATGAGCCATCGACTACTCTTGGCATTGCTGTTACATTGCAAAGCATTATTTGCAAATGTTGAATTATCCAAGTATATTCCACCATTGGCCTCTGGTAGTCCAAACTTACCAGACACTATGGATGCCATAGCTGCCGAGTTGGCCAAACAAGAATCATTGCTGTCTCAAATTCATATGCAAATGAACGCAGGATTTGTAACCAAATTGAGAGAGGAACAATTGTGGGAAGTGCAGCGTCTCATAACGCAGCTCAAG AGAAAATACAAAACTGTGCAAAAATTGGAGGGATCAACGCACAAAAGTTTAGAAGAAGATTTGAAGTTAGGCGACGAGGGTAATCTTGATATCAGTTTGCACAAAGCTAAGATCGTTCCTGAGGAAGATAATAGTTACATCAAAGCTGATTATCAGCCATTGCCTATGGCTGTTGTAGCCCATAAAGAAAGTTGTTCTCAAAGTATGGACGAATCAAACGACCAATGTGATACACCTGAAGTGAATGAGAAATTAGGTATGCTGCCTGCAAGTAAACACGTTTCGCAAACTAAATGCATCCAAGAAAAACTGGATGCATCAGCTAATGAACTAACACCAGACGAAGTAGTTAATCGAAACAGTGGGGAAACTTTGcaaattt TGAAAGCTCGACAGATATCTCTCGATAGTGACGAGGAACTGAGAGAACGGCTGATCTATGGCGAATTATTAGCAATGCAGGAATCACTAGGATCGCGTATTGCCGAAGAGCGAGGTGAAATAAAACGATTGGCCGAACTTTTGACGAATAAGGACTTTGAAAGAAGTAAGCCCATAGCAGTCCCCTGTACCCCCGAAGAAGTCGATAGGGTTGCAATAATTGAACTTGTTCTGGAAAATCAGATGCTGGAg ttttGCGTGAAATGA
- the LOC107225382 gene encoding ralA-binding protein 1 isoform X6, whose amino-acid sequence MDFESPDVEKDFPGLYASESGRKSNESDFSDDGHDRPSKKELLIGKRKDKKDKKDRGYATLEGESSPEEDIETKSPSKSKKSKTFKFPSKKEKREKSREKDGKEKETDKERERKKKDKDDKDTDKEKRKDKDKEKSKQKLKDRKKGKHWEETVDIGEEQPIFGVALQMAVERGRCHDGVELPLVVRNCIDYIEEYGMTVDGLYKVSAVKSKVQHLRKLYNQREVVDMSEFDPMVATSLLILFLRELPEPILENGEVVSRFEQAASLKEVALRETQLIDLISQLPKCNKTLLAWVILHLDHLTAHEKTTKMNAQSIAMTLSPVLQMSHRLLLALLLHCKALFANVELSKYIPPLASGSPNLPDTMDAIAAELAKQESLLSQIHMQMNAGFVTKLREEQLWEVQRLITQLKRKYKTVQKLEGSTHKSLEEDLKLGDEGNLDISLHKAKIVPEEDNSYIKADYQPLPMAVVAHKESCSQSMDESNDQCDTPEVNEKLDISR is encoded by the exons ATGGATTTCGAAAGCCCTGatgttgaaaaagattttccTGGCTTGTACGCTTCGGAATCCGGGAGAAAGAGCAATGAAAGCGACT TTAGTGACGATGGACACGATAGGCCGTCTAAGAAGGAACTTCTCATTGGCAAACGTAAGGacaaaaaagacaaaaaggATCGTGGATATGCTACGCTAGAGGGTGAAAGCTCCCCAGAAGAAGACATCGAAACTAA GAGTCCATCGAAGTCAAAAAAGTCTAAAACATTCAAGTTCCCATCTAAGAAGGAAAAGCGAGAGAAATCCAGAGAAAAAGATGGTAAGGAAAAGGAAacagataaagagagagagaggaaaaaaaaagacaaagacGACAAGGATACGGACAAAGAGAAACGTAAAGATAAAGATAAGGAGAAATCTAAACAAAAGTTGAAGGATCgcaaaaaaggaaaacattGGGAAGAAACTGTTGATATTGGTG AAGAACAACCAATCTTTGGCGTTGCTCTTCAAATGGCTGTGGAAAGAGGCCGTTGTCATGACGGAGTGGAGCTTCCATTGGTTGTAAGAAATTGCATTGATTACATTGAAGAATATG GTATGACTGTGGATGGACTATACAAAGTTTCAGCAGTAAAATCCAAGGTCCAACATCTGCGAAAACTTTACAATCAACGAGAAGTAGTAGATATGTCAGAGTTTGATCCCATGGTGGCTACAAGTTTGTTGATACTATTTCTCAG AGAGTTGCCGGAACCAATACTTGAAAATGGCGAAGTTGTATCTCGATTTGAACAGGCAGCTTCATTGAAAGAAGTTGCTTTGAGAGAAACGCAGCTAATTGATTTGATAAGTCAACTACCCAAGTGTAACAAGACTCTTTTGGCATGGGTGATCTTGCATTTAGATCACCTCACTGCACAT gaaaaaaCTACCAAAATGAATGCTCAGTCTATTGCAATGACACTGAGTCCAGTTTTGCAAATGAGCCATCGACTACTCTTGGCATTGCTGTTACATTGCAAAGCATTATTTGCAAATGTTGAATTATCCAAGTATATTCCACCATTGGCCTCTGGTAGTCCAAACTTACCAGACACTATGGATGCCATAGCTGCCGAGTTGGCCAAACAAGAATCATTGCTGTCTCAAATTCATATGCAAATGAACGCAGGATTTGTAACCAAATTGAGAGAGGAACAATTGTGGGAAGTGCAGCGTCTCATAACGCAGCTCAAG AGAAAATACAAAACTGTGCAAAAATTGGAGGGATCAACGCACAAAAGTTTAGAAGAAGATTTGAAGTTAGGCGACGAGGGTAATCTTGATATCAGTTTGCACAAAGCTAAGATCGTTCCTGAGGAAGATAATAGTTACATCAAAGCTGATTATCAGCCATTGCCTATGGCTGTTGTAGCCCATAAAGAAAGTTGTTCTCAAAGTATGGACGAATCAAACGACCAATGTGATACACCTGAAGTGAATGAGAAATTAG ATATCTCTCGATAG
- the LOC107225382 gene encoding ralA-binding protein 1 isoform X3 produces MDFESPDVEKDFPGLYASESGRKSNESDFSDDGHDRPSKKELLIGKRKDKKDKKDRGYATLEGESSPEEDIETKSPSKSKKSKTFKFPSKKEKREKSREKDGKEKETDKERERKKKDKDDKDTDKEKRKDKDKEKSKQKLKDRKKGKHWEETVDIGEEQPIFGVALQMAVERGRCHDGVELPLVVRNCIDYIEEYGMTVDGLYKVSAVKSKVQHLRKLYNQREVVDMSEFDPMVATSLLILFLRELPEPILENGEVVSRFEQAASLKEVALRETQLIDLISQLPKCNKTLLAWVILHLDHLTAHEKTTKMNAQSIAMTLSPVLQMSHRLLLALLLHCKALFANVELSKYIPPLASGSPNLPDTMDAIAAELAKQESLLSQIHMQMNAGFVTKLREEQLWEVQRLITQLKRKYKTVQKLEGSTHKSLEEDLKLGDEGNLDISLHKAKIVPEEDNSYIKADYQPLPMAVVAHKESCSQSMDESNDQCDTPEVNEKLVKARQISLDSDEELRERLIYGELLAMQESLGSRIAEERGEIKRLAELLTNKDFERSKPIAVPCTPEEVDRVAIIELVLENQMLEKKKATLVRTIIEENIACVELRAQFLIQQLSDQDCMLAAKKI; encoded by the exons ATGGATTTCGAAAGCCCTGatgttgaaaaagattttccTGGCTTGTACGCTTCGGAATCCGGGAGAAAGAGCAATGAAAGCGACT TTAGTGACGATGGACACGATAGGCCGTCTAAGAAGGAACTTCTCATTGGCAAACGTAAGGacaaaaaagacaaaaaggATCGTGGATATGCTACGCTAGAGGGTGAAAGCTCCCCAGAAGAAGACATCGAAACTAA GAGTCCATCGAAGTCAAAAAAGTCTAAAACATTCAAGTTCCCATCTAAGAAGGAAAAGCGAGAGAAATCCAGAGAAAAAGATGGTAAGGAAAAGGAAacagataaagagagagagaggaaaaaaaaagacaaagacGACAAGGATACGGACAAAGAGAAACGTAAAGATAAAGATAAGGAGAAATCTAAACAAAAGTTGAAGGATCgcaaaaaaggaaaacattGGGAAGAAACTGTTGATATTGGTG AAGAACAACCAATCTTTGGCGTTGCTCTTCAAATGGCTGTGGAAAGAGGCCGTTGTCATGACGGAGTGGAGCTTCCATTGGTTGTAAGAAATTGCATTGATTACATTGAAGAATATG GTATGACTGTGGATGGACTATACAAAGTTTCAGCAGTAAAATCCAAGGTCCAACATCTGCGAAAACTTTACAATCAACGAGAAGTAGTAGATATGTCAGAGTTTGATCCCATGGTGGCTACAAGTTTGTTGATACTATTTCTCAG AGAGTTGCCGGAACCAATACTTGAAAATGGCGAAGTTGTATCTCGATTTGAACAGGCAGCTTCATTGAAAGAAGTTGCTTTGAGAGAAACGCAGCTAATTGATTTGATAAGTCAACTACCCAAGTGTAACAAGACTCTTTTGGCATGGGTGATCTTGCATTTAGATCACCTCACTGCACAT gaaaaaaCTACCAAAATGAATGCTCAGTCTATTGCAATGACACTGAGTCCAGTTTTGCAAATGAGCCATCGACTACTCTTGGCATTGCTGTTACATTGCAAAGCATTATTTGCAAATGTTGAATTATCCAAGTATATTCCACCATTGGCCTCTGGTAGTCCAAACTTACCAGACACTATGGATGCCATAGCTGCCGAGTTGGCCAAACAAGAATCATTGCTGTCTCAAATTCATATGCAAATGAACGCAGGATTTGTAACCAAATTGAGAGAGGAACAATTGTGGGAAGTGCAGCGTCTCATAACGCAGCTCAAG AGAAAATACAAAACTGTGCAAAAATTGGAGGGATCAACGCACAAAAGTTTAGAAGAAGATTTGAAGTTAGGCGACGAGGGTAATCTTGATATCAGTTTGCACAAAGCTAAGATCGTTCCTGAGGAAGATAATAGTTACATCAAAGCTGATTATCAGCCATTGCCTATGGCTGTTGTAGCCCATAAAGAAAGTTGTTCTCAAAGTATGGACGAATCAAACGACCAATGTGATACACCTGAAGTGAATGAGAAATTAG TGAAAGCTCGACAGATATCTCTCGATAGTGACGAGGAACTGAGAGAACGGCTGATCTATGGCGAATTATTAGCAATGCAGGAATCACTAGGATCGCGTATTGCCGAAGAGCGAGGTGAAATAAAACGATTGGCCGAACTTTTGACGAATAAGGACTTTGAAAGAAGTAAGCCCATAGCAGTCCCCTGTACCCCCGAAGAAGTCGATAGGGTTGCAATAATTGAACTTGTTCTGGAAAATCAGATGCTGGAg aaaaaaaaggccACACTTGTGAGAACtattattgaagaaaatatagcTTGCGTGGAATTACGTGCACAGTTCCTGATACAACAACTTTCAGATCAAGACTGTATGCTtgctgcaaaaaaaatttaa
- the LOC107225382 gene encoding ralA-binding protein 1 isoform X5 — translation MDFESPDVEKDFPGLYASESGRKSNESDFSDDGHDRPSKKELLIGKRKDKKDKKDRGYATLEGESSPEEDIETKSPSKSKKSKTFKFPSKKEKREKSREKDGKEKETDKERERKKKDKDDKDTDKEKRKDKDKEKSKQKLKDRKKGKHWEETVDIGEEQPIFGVALQMAVERGRCHDGVELPLVVRNCIDYIEEYGMTVDGLYKVSAVKSKVQHLRKLYNQREVVDMSEFDPMVATSLLILFLRELPEPILENGEVVSRFEQAASLKEVALRETQLIDLISQLPKCNKTLLAWVILHLDHLTAHEKTTKMNAQSIAMTLSPVLQMSHRLLLALLLHCKALFANVELSKYIPPLASGSPNLPDTMDAIAAELAKQESLLSQIHMQMNAGFVTKLREEQLWEVQRLITQLKISLDSDEELRERLIYGELLAMQESLGSRIAEERGEIKRLAELLTNKDFERSKPIAVPCTPEEVDRVAIIELVLENQMLEKKKATLVRTIIEENIACVELRAQFLIQQLSDQDCMLAAKKI, via the exons ATGGATTTCGAAAGCCCTGatgttgaaaaagattttccTGGCTTGTACGCTTCGGAATCCGGGAGAAAGAGCAATGAAAGCGACT TTAGTGACGATGGACACGATAGGCCGTCTAAGAAGGAACTTCTCATTGGCAAACGTAAGGacaaaaaagacaaaaaggATCGTGGATATGCTACGCTAGAGGGTGAAAGCTCCCCAGAAGAAGACATCGAAACTAA GAGTCCATCGAAGTCAAAAAAGTCTAAAACATTCAAGTTCCCATCTAAGAAGGAAAAGCGAGAGAAATCCAGAGAAAAAGATGGTAAGGAAAAGGAAacagataaagagagagagaggaaaaaaaaagacaaagacGACAAGGATACGGACAAAGAGAAACGTAAAGATAAAGATAAGGAGAAATCTAAACAAAAGTTGAAGGATCgcaaaaaaggaaaacattGGGAAGAAACTGTTGATATTGGTG AAGAACAACCAATCTTTGGCGTTGCTCTTCAAATGGCTGTGGAAAGAGGCCGTTGTCATGACGGAGTGGAGCTTCCATTGGTTGTAAGAAATTGCATTGATTACATTGAAGAATATG GTATGACTGTGGATGGACTATACAAAGTTTCAGCAGTAAAATCCAAGGTCCAACATCTGCGAAAACTTTACAATCAACGAGAAGTAGTAGATATGTCAGAGTTTGATCCCATGGTGGCTACAAGTTTGTTGATACTATTTCTCAG AGAGTTGCCGGAACCAATACTTGAAAATGGCGAAGTTGTATCTCGATTTGAACAGGCAGCTTCATTGAAAGAAGTTGCTTTGAGAGAAACGCAGCTAATTGATTTGATAAGTCAACTACCCAAGTGTAACAAGACTCTTTTGGCATGGGTGATCTTGCATTTAGATCACCTCACTGCACAT gaaaaaaCTACCAAAATGAATGCTCAGTCTATTGCAATGACACTGAGTCCAGTTTTGCAAATGAGCCATCGACTACTCTTGGCATTGCTGTTACATTGCAAAGCATTATTTGCAAATGTTGAATTATCCAAGTATATTCCACCATTGGCCTCTGGTAGTCCAAACTTACCAGACACTATGGATGCCATAGCTGCCGAGTTGGCCAAACAAGAATCATTGCTGTCTCAAATTCATATGCAAATGAACGCAGGATTTGTAACCAAATTGAGAGAGGAACAATTGTGGGAAGTGCAGCGTCTCATAACGCAGCTCAAG ATATCTCTCGATAGTGACGAGGAACTGAGAGAACGGCTGATCTATGGCGAATTATTAGCAATGCAGGAATCACTAGGATCGCGTATTGCCGAAGAGCGAGGTGAAATAAAACGATTGGCCGAACTTTTGACGAATAAGGACTTTGAAAGAAGTAAGCCCATAGCAGTCCCCTGTACCCCCGAAGAAGTCGATAGGGTTGCAATAATTGAACTTGTTCTGGAAAATCAGATGCTGGAg aaaaaaaaggccACACTTGTGAGAACtattattgaagaaaatatagcTTGCGTGGAATTACGTGCACAGTTCCTGATACAACAACTTTCAGATCAAGACTGTATGCTtgctgcaaaaaaaatttaa
- the LOC107225382 gene encoding ralA-binding protein 1 isoform X1: MDFESPDVEKDFPGLYASESGRKSNESDFSDDGHDRPSKKELLIGKRKDKKDKKDRGYATLEGESSPEEDIETKSPSKSKKSKTFKFPSKKEKREKSREKDGKEKETDKERERKKKDKDDKDTDKEKRKDKDKEKSKQKLKDRKKGKHWEETVDIGEEQPIFGVALQMAVERGRCHDGVELPLVVRNCIDYIEEYGMTVDGLYKVSAVKSKVQHLRKLYNQREVVDMSEFDPMVATSLLILFLRELPEPILENGEVVSRFEQAASLKEVALRETQLIDLISQLPKCNKTLLAWVILHLDHLTAHEKTTKMNAQSIAMTLSPVLQMSHRLLLALLLHCKALFANVELSKYIPPLASGSPNLPDTMDAIAAELAKQESLLSQIHMQMNAGFVTKLREEQLWEVQRLITQLKRKYKTVQKLEGSTHKSLEEDLKLGDEGNLDISLHKAKIVPEEDNSYIKADYQPLPMAVVAHKESCSQSMDESNDQCDTPEVNEKLGMLPASKHVSQTKCIQEKLDASANELTPDEVVNRNSGETLQILKARQISLDSDEELRERLIYGELLAMQESLGSRIAEERGEIKRLAELLTNKDFERSKPIAVPCTPEEVDRVAIIELVLENQMLEKKKATLVRTIIEENIACVELRAQFLIQQLSDQDCMLAAKKI, encoded by the exons ATGGATTTCGAAAGCCCTGatgttgaaaaagattttccTGGCTTGTACGCTTCGGAATCCGGGAGAAAGAGCAATGAAAGCGACT TTAGTGACGATGGACACGATAGGCCGTCTAAGAAGGAACTTCTCATTGGCAAACGTAAGGacaaaaaagacaaaaaggATCGTGGATATGCTACGCTAGAGGGTGAAAGCTCCCCAGAAGAAGACATCGAAACTAA GAGTCCATCGAAGTCAAAAAAGTCTAAAACATTCAAGTTCCCATCTAAGAAGGAAAAGCGAGAGAAATCCAGAGAAAAAGATGGTAAGGAAAAGGAAacagataaagagagagagaggaaaaaaaaagacaaagacGACAAGGATACGGACAAAGAGAAACGTAAAGATAAAGATAAGGAGAAATCTAAACAAAAGTTGAAGGATCgcaaaaaaggaaaacattGGGAAGAAACTGTTGATATTGGTG AAGAACAACCAATCTTTGGCGTTGCTCTTCAAATGGCTGTGGAAAGAGGCCGTTGTCATGACGGAGTGGAGCTTCCATTGGTTGTAAGAAATTGCATTGATTACATTGAAGAATATG GTATGACTGTGGATGGACTATACAAAGTTTCAGCAGTAAAATCCAAGGTCCAACATCTGCGAAAACTTTACAATCAACGAGAAGTAGTAGATATGTCAGAGTTTGATCCCATGGTGGCTACAAGTTTGTTGATACTATTTCTCAG AGAGTTGCCGGAACCAATACTTGAAAATGGCGAAGTTGTATCTCGATTTGAACAGGCAGCTTCATTGAAAGAAGTTGCTTTGAGAGAAACGCAGCTAATTGATTTGATAAGTCAACTACCCAAGTGTAACAAGACTCTTTTGGCATGGGTGATCTTGCATTTAGATCACCTCACTGCACAT gaaaaaaCTACCAAAATGAATGCTCAGTCTATTGCAATGACACTGAGTCCAGTTTTGCAAATGAGCCATCGACTACTCTTGGCATTGCTGTTACATTGCAAAGCATTATTTGCAAATGTTGAATTATCCAAGTATATTCCACCATTGGCCTCTGGTAGTCCAAACTTACCAGACACTATGGATGCCATAGCTGCCGAGTTGGCCAAACAAGAATCATTGCTGTCTCAAATTCATATGCAAATGAACGCAGGATTTGTAACCAAATTGAGAGAGGAACAATTGTGGGAAGTGCAGCGTCTCATAACGCAGCTCAAG AGAAAATACAAAACTGTGCAAAAATTGGAGGGATCAACGCACAAAAGTTTAGAAGAAGATTTGAAGTTAGGCGACGAGGGTAATCTTGATATCAGTTTGCACAAAGCTAAGATCGTTCCTGAGGAAGATAATAGTTACATCAAAGCTGATTATCAGCCATTGCCTATGGCTGTTGTAGCCCATAAAGAAAGTTGTTCTCAAAGTATGGACGAATCAAACGACCAATGTGATACACCTGAAGTGAATGAGAAATTAGGTATGCTGCCTGCAAGTAAACACGTTTCGCAAACTAAATGCATCCAAGAAAAACTGGATGCATCAGCTAATGAACTAACACCAGACGAAGTAGTTAATCGAAACAGTGGGGAAACTTTGcaaattt TGAAAGCTCGACAGATATCTCTCGATAGTGACGAGGAACTGAGAGAACGGCTGATCTATGGCGAATTATTAGCAATGCAGGAATCACTAGGATCGCGTATTGCCGAAGAGCGAGGTGAAATAAAACGATTGGCCGAACTTTTGACGAATAAGGACTTTGAAAGAAGTAAGCCCATAGCAGTCCCCTGTACCCCCGAAGAAGTCGATAGGGTTGCAATAATTGAACTTGTTCTGGAAAATCAGATGCTGGAg aaaaaaaaggccACACTTGTGAGAACtattattgaagaaaatatagcTTGCGTGGAATTACGTGCACAGTTCCTGATACAACAACTTTCAGATCAAGACTGTATGCTtgctgcaaaaaaaatttaa
- the LOC107225382 gene encoding ralA-binding protein 1 isoform X4: MDFESPDVEKDFPGLYASESGRKSNESDFSDDGHDRPSKKELLIGKRKDKKDKKDRGYATLEGESSPEEDIETKSPSKSKKSKTFKFPSKKEKREKSREKDGKEKETDKERERKKKDKDDKDTDKEKRKDKDKEKSKQKLKDRKKGKHWEETVDIGEEQPIFGVALQMAVERGRCHDGVELPLVVRNCIDYIEEYGMTVDGLYKVSAVKSKVQHLRKLYNQREVVDMSEFDPMVATSLLILFLRELPEPILENGEVVSRFEQAASLKEVALRETQLIDLISQLPKCNKTLLAWVILHLDHLTAHEKTTKMNAQSIAMTLSPVLQMSHRLLLALLLHCKALFANVELSKYIPPLASGSPNLPDTMDAIAAELAKQESLLSQIHMQMNAGFVTKLREEQLWEVQRLITQLKRKYKTVQKLEGSTHKSLEEDLKLGDEGNLDISLHKAKIVPEEDNSYIKADYQPLPMAVVAHKESCSQSMDESNDQCDTPEVNEKLGMLPASKHVSQTKCIQEKLDASANELTPDEVVNRNSGETLQIYISR; encoded by the exons ATGGATTTCGAAAGCCCTGatgttgaaaaagattttccTGGCTTGTACGCTTCGGAATCCGGGAGAAAGAGCAATGAAAGCGACT TTAGTGACGATGGACACGATAGGCCGTCTAAGAAGGAACTTCTCATTGGCAAACGTAAGGacaaaaaagacaaaaaggATCGTGGATATGCTACGCTAGAGGGTGAAAGCTCCCCAGAAGAAGACATCGAAACTAA GAGTCCATCGAAGTCAAAAAAGTCTAAAACATTCAAGTTCCCATCTAAGAAGGAAAAGCGAGAGAAATCCAGAGAAAAAGATGGTAAGGAAAAGGAAacagataaagagagagagaggaaaaaaaaagacaaagacGACAAGGATACGGACAAAGAGAAACGTAAAGATAAAGATAAGGAGAAATCTAAACAAAAGTTGAAGGATCgcaaaaaaggaaaacattGGGAAGAAACTGTTGATATTGGTG AAGAACAACCAATCTTTGGCGTTGCTCTTCAAATGGCTGTGGAAAGAGGCCGTTGTCATGACGGAGTGGAGCTTCCATTGGTTGTAAGAAATTGCATTGATTACATTGAAGAATATG GTATGACTGTGGATGGACTATACAAAGTTTCAGCAGTAAAATCCAAGGTCCAACATCTGCGAAAACTTTACAATCAACGAGAAGTAGTAGATATGTCAGAGTTTGATCCCATGGTGGCTACAAGTTTGTTGATACTATTTCTCAG AGAGTTGCCGGAACCAATACTTGAAAATGGCGAAGTTGTATCTCGATTTGAACAGGCAGCTTCATTGAAAGAAGTTGCTTTGAGAGAAACGCAGCTAATTGATTTGATAAGTCAACTACCCAAGTGTAACAAGACTCTTTTGGCATGGGTGATCTTGCATTTAGATCACCTCACTGCACAT gaaaaaaCTACCAAAATGAATGCTCAGTCTATTGCAATGACACTGAGTCCAGTTTTGCAAATGAGCCATCGACTACTCTTGGCATTGCTGTTACATTGCAAAGCATTATTTGCAAATGTTGAATTATCCAAGTATATTCCACCATTGGCCTCTGGTAGTCCAAACTTACCAGACACTATGGATGCCATAGCTGCCGAGTTGGCCAAACAAGAATCATTGCTGTCTCAAATTCATATGCAAATGAACGCAGGATTTGTAACCAAATTGAGAGAGGAACAATTGTGGGAAGTGCAGCGTCTCATAACGCAGCTCAAG AGAAAATACAAAACTGTGCAAAAATTGGAGGGATCAACGCACAAAAGTTTAGAAGAAGATTTGAAGTTAGGCGACGAGGGTAATCTTGATATCAGTTTGCACAAAGCTAAGATCGTTCCTGAGGAAGATAATAGTTACATCAAAGCTGATTATCAGCCATTGCCTATGGCTGTTGTAGCCCATAAAGAAAGTTGTTCTCAAAGTATGGACGAATCAAACGACCAATGTGATACACCTGAAGTGAATGAGAAATTAGGTATGCTGCCTGCAAGTAAACACGTTTCGCAAACTAAATGCATCCAAGAAAAACTGGATGCATCAGCTAATGAACTAACACCAGACGAAGTAGTTAATCGAAACAGTGGGGAAACTTTGcaaattt ATATCTCTCGATAG